In Candidatus Thermoplasmatota archaeon, the genomic window CTTAAATAAATTAATTAACTTTGGACTAATCAAAAAGCAGAATAGAAAATATATAATTTTAGACAATGCAATAGTTAGAGCAATAAAATTATTTCTTAATTTAAATAAGATAAATATCAATTTTATAAAATATGACTGGGTTAGAGGAATAGGTCTTTTTGGAAGTTGGGCATCTGGGGAGAATGTATATGACAGCGATATCGACATATGGGTAAAAACAGATCACTACCCTTCAGAGTATGAACTTGCAAAGCTCCAAAAAAAACTTAAAGACATGGGTGGGGCAGAGGTGA contains:
- a CDS encoding nucleotidyltransferase domain-containing protein, encoding MISYLFKSEERIKLLYYIFYRKDVTVTQVSKETGVNKGLVSRYLNKLINFGLIKKQNRKYIILDNAIVRAIKLFLNLNKININFIKYDWVRGIGLFGSWASGENVYDSDIDIWVKTDHYPSEYELAKLQKKLKDMGGAEVNLLVLTPQKIKELKERDIPFYNSIIKNYVILMGESIE